The DNA region GGAGACCTCTAGTGCTTCAAGCTCCCAGCGGCCGTTCGTGTCGCGCCTCCACCTTCCATGGCCGGTCAGGCGAACGAGACGCCGGAAGTGCTTCACGAGCTCCTCTGCCATTTCAGCAGTGACCGTTATCCCGCTCTTGGCGAGCCCCGTCTGGTCCTCGATGCCAATTGAGACACTGTCCCCGCCCCCCTGGATCCGCACAAGACGGCCCTGGACCGCAGTGATTTGTTTGATGCCGCCGACAGAACGGGTGGGCTTTGGCCGGCCCGGGAATGAAATCACGACACCTCCCGGCATATCGAGAGTGGCTTGTCCATGATCTTCCCACACCATCTCATTCAGTCGACGGTTGGCACTGATCGAGACAGCGTCTCCGGTTCCGGCAACCGCGCTTCGCACACGGGTCGAAACGACCGGCTTCACCTCTTGGTCGACGCGAGTGACCAGCACCAGGCTGCCCGCCTCGATTGAAGCTAGGCGCACGTGTTCCTGGGAGCCAAGAAGGGCAGCCAATTGATCGAGGTATGCAGCAAGGCGCGCCATCGGGATCGTATCCGGCGATAGCGTGTCGATGCGGAAACGGTACTCGGCGAAGTCAGTCATCCCCGCTCCCTCTGCTGAGGAGCTTTCGCAAGCTCTTGCACCTTGTGGGTAGCACCGTCAACGTTTGGTTCCGGATACCGTTTCTCAAGGCGGTTTGCCGATGGGCTGCCCCTCACAGCAGTCCCGCCCCGGCGTGGTCCTTGAAGGTCTCCGCATCGCGGACGTAGACGGCGAGCATGTCGACGCTCTTGTGCCGGCTGACGTCCATCATCTTGAACACGGTCGCGCCCTTGGCGGCGGCTGAGGTCAGGAACCCGGCGCGCAGGCTGTGGGCGGCGAACACCTCGGGGTCGAGGCCGGCCCATTCGGCGTAGTGTTTCACGATCGCCGCCACCGCCACCCCGGACAGCCCCACCGGCACCCTTGCCGCCCGGCTGGGGCGGGGCGGGACCAGGCGACCACCTTTGCCAACAGCGCGGAACACCGGGCCGGTGGTGAGGCCGGCCGCATCGATCCAGGTCCGCACCGCTCGCACCGGGCAGGTCGCTCCCGTTCCCCGGATCACCCCGATGGTCTGGCCGATCCGGTCCTGGTCGGTCTTGCTCCCCCGGATAGTGACGCGCAGACCGTCGTCGTCCTCGGCGAGGTCCTCCACCTGCAGGGCGACGAGCTCGGAGCGCCGGAAGGCACCACCGAAGCCGAGCAGCAGCAGAGCCGCGTCCCGCTTGCCCTTGAGGGTGGTGCGGTCGACCCCCGCCACCATGACCTTGAGACGCTCGGCGGTGGCGGGGGCCTTGCGCTCGGGAGCGGCCCCGAGGGTACGCCGGATCCCCTTCATGGTGGCCCGCAACGTCTCGTCGGTCGTCGGGTCGGGCAGGCCGGCGCGCTTATGGGCCCAGCGGAGGGCGGCCACGCACTGGCTGATCGATGACACGGACAGCCCTCGAGCGGCTTCGGTCGTGAGGAAGGCCCGCACCGTGGCAACTGATGCCGGGTAGGGAGCCTCGAGGCCCTGGTCCCCGCACCAGGCGGCGAAGTTGCGCAGCCACCGCGCGTAGACCGCCCGCGTGCTGTCGGCCATCTCGGCGGCGGCGAGGTCATCGGCGAGCGCGAGGGCCTCGGTGAGGGTGGTGGGAGCGCCGCACGGGGCGAGGGGCGACAGGGTCGACATGGCGGTCCTTTGGTTTCGGTAAGCCCACTTTACGCAAGCAATCCGCGGCGGTCAGGAGGGCCTAGCTGGTCGTCCAAGCTGTCCAAGCTCAAGTACGCGCGCGGGCGCGCGCGCGAGGGTTGCCGTCGCCGGCGTAAGGGCGACGGCCCAACGTCCAACGACGAGCTCACGCTCGCGGCCGTCCCACGAAGCCGCTCAGCCCGGGTCACGCCGAAGCCCGCGAGAGATCTCGCCCACTCGGTGCGCGGGTAACGTCCTTCCAGAGGACACCTCCGGGCTCGATAGACTTAAATCCACGCCTGATCGTTGATCGAGCCCATCTTGATCCTCCGAAGCAGCTTTACGTCTGGACCATCATGAACGCTCAGGCCAGGGGCATCAAGAGAGGGGTGCCACCTTTTTATTCTTTTCAAATAATGGCTTATCCCCTCTATCCCCTCGGAAACCGCTCGGCCAAGAACTCAAAATCCCAGTCTTATATCGACTGGTGAAAAGTGGTGAACACTTTGGTCTGGTACTCTGCGTTATAATTCTTACTTGTCCCCTCGTGTTCAAAACGAGGATTGAATATGGAAAACTTAAGCCTCGAACATCATCTCTCGGCTGACCTCATCCCCGAAGACCACTTCGGTCACCGGATCGGAATTCGCTCCAAGTGTCTTCCCGATCTGATCGATGCCGACCTCTTCCCCAAGCCCCACCCCCTCAAGATCAACCGTCGCTACTACTTCAAGGATTGGATGGCTGGCGCGTTCCTGAGCTATGTATGGAATTACGCGTCGGATTTTGAGATCGAGCAGATCGCCCAGATCCTGCGTAAGCACGATCCTCGCTTCCTCGACTATCGGGAGATCCGCTCTGACGAGACCACGCGCGACTGGCTGAACGAGGTCCTTGTTGCCAACACCAACGAGGATTACCTGCCGTGAGCCTCCTCGAAACCGCTCTCCGCTTCGTCGGCGAAGGCTGCTCGGTGTTCCCGCTGCAGCCGAGGTCGAAGGCCCCGTTCCCCGGCTCTCGGGGCTTCAAGGACGCCACGTTCGATCACGAGACGATCTCGGGTTGGCTGAGTGACGAGACCCTGAACTACGGGATCGTGCCCTCGGCCGAGATCCTGGTTATCGACGTCGATCCCCGCAATGGCGGGGATCTGGTGGCCCTCGAGAAGGAAGTCGGGGCTCTTCCCCCCACCGTCACGGTCAAGACCGGAGGGGGCGGCACCCACGCCTACTACCGGAAGGCCGGGGGGTGGAGCGGCCGCCCGCGCAAGACGGTTGCCGGTATCGATCTCAAGCTCTCCAACGGCTACGTCGTGGGCCCGGGCTCGGTCCACCCGTCGGGTGGCGCCTACGCGTTCATGCCCGGCCTGGCGCTCGGCGAGATCGCGATCGCCGAGGCGCCGGCCGGCCTCGTCCAGTGGTTTGAGCCGGAGCCCGAGCGGAAGGCTCCGCCCGTCCTCGATGACGACAGCGACGTGGATCTCGGCGATCGCAGGGCCGACTTCACTGCCATCGAGAACGGCTGTGCCTGGGTCGCGTCCTGTCGTGACCAGGCGGCCGATCTGCCGGAACCGCAGTGGAAGCTCCTGGCGAACCTGACGGCGCGCTGCGACCAGGGGTTCCAGCACTTCCACCGGATCTCGAGCCTGGATCCAACGCGCTATGACCGCTTAGAGACCACCGAGAAGTTCCAGCGGGCGCGCGACACCGGCTACCGCCCTCCGCTCTGTGCGAGCGTGCAGGCCGAGGGGTTCACCGGCTGCACCCGTTGCCCCTTCAGCCAGACCATCAAGAGCCCGATGAGGCTCGGCTACCGGGATCCCGAGCTGACGAAGATCCAGGCCACGAGCGTCTACGATGCGGCCAGTGATCGGTGGGTGCGGATCGACCGGGAGCCGTTCACCTACCTGCCGGCGCGGAATTTTTCGAACTTGCACAAGGCGACGCTGAAGTCCCCTCATGACGAGCTCGTCAGTTCGCCCCTGACCTGCAAGGTGGAGGCGACCGAGTACATTCCCGGCGAGGAGATGTTTTCCCGCCGGCCGGATGGTCGCCTGGTTCTGAACACCTGGTGCGCCGGCGGGATCGCGGGTCGGTCCGGAAATTGCGACGGGATCCTCGCCCATCTTCGCTATCTCACGATGTCGGAGCGCGAGTACGAGCACCTGCTCGACTACCTCGCGCACCTGGTTCAGTTCCCCGCCCTCAAGATCCGCCACGCGGTCCTGATCATCTCCCGGCAGGGGGTGGGGAAGTCCTTCTTCCCCCGGGTCGCTCGCCACCTGTTCGGCGCCAGCAACGTCCAAGAGGACACCGCCGACGCGATCCAGAACAACTTCTGGGGTCGTCGCCTCGTGGATAAGCAGTATCTCATCCTCAACGAGATGATGCTCGGTGACGACGATCAGCGGCGGCTCAACAATAAGATGAAGGAGCTCCTCAGCGAGGACCACGTCATCGTCGAGGAGAAGCATATTCCCGCCTATAGCGCCATGACGCCGCGCGGGATCTTCGCCTTCTCGAACCACGACCGGCCGATCAAGCTCGAACGGGGCGATCGCCGGCTCTTTGTGATCCGGAATGAGCGGGATCCGAAGCCCGCTGACTACTACAAGGGGTTCTACGGGATGGTCCTCGACGCCGAGGCTGCGGCCTTCAAGGCGTTCCTGGAAACCCGGTCTCTCGCCCACTTCTCCGCGGGCGCGCACCCGCCCATGACGGAGGCGAAGTACGAGCTCGAGCAGGCAAGTCGGTCGGAGCTCGAGCAGTCGATCGCGACGTGGATCGAGGACAAGGTGAAGCCCTTCGAGGTCGACCTGGTCAGCGCTGACGAAGTGGCGGCTCAGATGAGTGCGGCGATGGGGACGCGTTCACCGCTCGGTGTTCATGGTCGGGTGACCTCGCAGCGGATTGCGACCGCGCTCACCAAGATTGGCGCGATCCGGTACGGCAGCAGCGCGGTCTCGGTGTGTGGCGATCCCGCCAAGAAGAAGCGGCTCTGGATCGTTCGCGACCATCGCTTCTGGCAGGGGGCCAGCCTGCAGGAGGTGCGCAATCACCTCAATTCCACCACGGTGGAACGGTGGAACGGCCCTCTACAACTGGTTCAATAATAATAATTTTTTCCAGAAAGGGTTAGATATGACTGTTCCAAGCCGTTCCTGTTCCACGATGGTTGAGAGGGAGAGCCGGCCTCCGGCTCCTCTCCACCCCAACCCTGCCGGCAAGCCGCCGCGGCCGTCGCTCCGCCAGATTGCCGTCACGCCCGACGAGGTCCTGGCGCAACACGAACCCTGGACCACCCTGTCGACGAAGCAGCTCGCGGCCGTGCTCGGGGTCGATCCTGGCACCGTCACCGTCTGGCGCTGGCGGGGCGTCGGGCCGCCCTGCCAGGGCATCCGCTACGGAGTCACCCAGCTGGTCCAGTGGCTCGCTGAACGGACGGGAGCTCCGATGTCGGAGGAGGACGTGCTTCGGCGCTACCTTACAGTCCGGGGCATGCAAGACGTCAACGCGATCACCATAAACCAGCTTTGGCAGGTCGTCGAAGTGTTGCGAGGCTGAGCCATCCGGAACGACTTCCGAGCGTCTGCGAAGCGGAAGCCCTCAGACTCTAACGGAGCTTCAGCACTTCTGAATAGGAGCCAGGCACACCGACCTCAAAACGATCAGGTGCGAAATAAAGGAGCCAGCGGATCAGTGTCTGCCCGGCCGTCTGTCGCTCCTCGTGGACAGCGTCTGGGAGAATAGTCCGCAGCCAATCAGTCAAGGCTCCAAAGCGCTGCGGCTTGGTAAGGAAGGCCTCAAGAGCGGCGACAACTGACGAATTCAGCAAGACACCTCGGACATGCGCGTCAAAGGTTGGCTCCCCAGAGTCGAGGGGGGGAGCGAGAGCGATCAGGTCTCGCAGCGCAGGCTCCTCCAACGTCGCCTTCTTCATCCAATCGACATCGAGAGCCAGACCATACAGGCGGTCTGGCGATCTGAAGGTAGGGAACCAAGAGCTCGCGGCTTCGGCTCCGCCTTCGCCTTGGGCGTCTGGCGGCGCCAATGCCTCAAGCGGCAACTTACTGTGCAAGGCATCTGCTCGGGCGCGAATGTTCTCAGCCTCTAGACGGGTTGCTCTCCGGCTACGTCCTTCGAGGTCAGCCATGAACAGCCTCACCGTGCTTGGAAAAACCGCTATCGGATGCATAATCTCAAAATTTGGACGAGAAGAAAGTCCTAGCGCCGCAGCGGTAATGTTCACAGAACCAATCAAAGCGGATCCATTATCTACTAAAAAAATCTTGGCGTGCAGTTCATCGCAAAGATAAACCGACGCCCTACCTCGCGCCTCACTCACATCGAGCACCTCAAGATCGCTAACGCCCGCCGCAACCTCGTCCACACGCCAA from Oharaeibacter diazotrophicus includes:
- a CDS encoding site-specific integrase, with amino-acid sequence MSTLSPLAPCGAPTTLTEALALADDLAAAEMADSTRAVYARWLRNFAAWCGDQGLEAPYPASVATVRAFLTTEAARGLSVSSISQCVAALRWAHKRAGLPDPTTDETLRATMKGIRRTLGAAPERKAPATAERLKVMVAGVDRTTLKGKRDAALLLLGFGGAFRRSELVALQVEDLAEDDDGLRVTIRGSKTDQDRIGQTIGVIRGTGATCPVRAVRTWIDAAGLTTGPVFRAVGKGGRLVPPRPSRAARVPVGLSGVAVAAIVKHYAEWAGLDPEVFAAHSLRAGFLTSAAAKGATVFKMMDVSRHKSVDMLAVYVRDAETFKDHAGAGLL
- a CDS encoding bifunctional DNA primase/polymerase, encoding MSLLETALRFVGEGCSVFPLQPRSKAPFPGSRGFKDATFDHETISGWLSDETLNYGIVPSAEILVIDVDPRNGGDLVALEKEVGALPPTVTVKTGGGGTHAYYRKAGGWSGRPRKTVAGIDLKLSNGYVVGPGSVHPSGGAYAFMPGLALGEIAIAEAPAGLVQWFEPEPERKAPPVLDDDSDVDLGDRRADFTAIENGCAWVASCRDQAADLPEPQWKLLANLTARCDQGFQHFHRISSLDPTRYDRLETTEKFQRARDTGYRPPLCASVQAEGFTGCTRCPFSQTIKSPMRLGYRDPELTKIQATSVYDAASDRWVRIDREPFTYLPARNFSNLHKATLKSPHDELVSSPLTCKVEATEYIPGEEMFSRRPDGRLVLNTWCAGGIAGRSGNCDGILAHLRYLTMSEREYEHLLDYLAHLVQFPALKIRHAVLIISRQGVGKSFFPRVARHLFGASNVQEDTADAIQNNFWGRRLVDKQYLILNEMMLGDDDQRRLNNKMKELLSEDHVIVEEKHIPAYSAMTPRGIFAFSNHDRPIKLERGDRRLFVIRNERDPKPADYYKGFYGMVLDAEAAAFKAFLETRSLAHFSAGAHPPMTEAKYELEQASRSELEQSIATWIEDKVKPFEVDLVSADEVAAQMSAAMGTRSPLGVHGRVTSQRIATALTKIGAIRYGSSAVSVCGDPAKKKRLWIVRDHRFWQGASLQEVRNHLNSTTVERWNGPLQLVQ
- a CDS encoding helix-turn-helix domain-containing protein is translated as MVERESRPPAPLHPNPAGKPPRPSLRQIAVTPDEVLAQHEPWTTLSTKQLAAVLGVDPGTVTVWRWRGVGPPCQGIRYGVTQLVQWLAERTGAPMSEEDVLRRYLTVRGMQDVNAITINQLWQVVEVLRG
- a CDS encoding phospholipase D family protein is translated as MFWRELDQRICEHLSGAKDEVVLVAPFIKAPVFLRLLTALRPGVIVRTFTRWRVDEVAAGVSDLEVLDVSEARGRASVYLCDELHAKIFLVDNGSALIGSVNITAAALGLSSRPNFEIMHPIAVFPSTVRLFMADLEGRSRRATRLEAENIRARADALHSKLPLEALAPPDAQGEGGAEAASSWFPTFRSPDRLYGLALDVDWMKKATLEEPALRDLIALAPPLDSGEPTFDAHVRGVLLNSSVVAALEAFLTKPQRFGALTDWLRTILPDAVHEERQTAGQTLIRWLLYFAPDRFEVGVPGSYSEVLKLR